A single Lysinibacter sp. HNR DNA region contains:
- a CDS encoding ABC transporter permease subunit, which yields MSTVTQQSSEVTVKSVSFGGVLSSEWIKFLSLRSTWWTLGTMIIFSLGLSALGATVLSDNLGVDLPSTSHVHFAVSNATSGIAFAGLIAAVLGVLLISGEYSTGMIRSTFTAVPKRTQALVAKAIILFAVLVVSGAVIIFGGFLLTVAVFESHGFAVSLADDGVLAALLGGVVYLALIGVMSYGLGAIVRNTAAGISLSVGILLVVPVLLGFLAQVSDWVEVLVAWLPSSVGNVISTLPIEMVDSSAARMEYWQALLIMIGWALVTVIPALVLIKRRDV from the coding sequence ATGAGCACAGTGACACAGCAGTCTTCAGAAGTTACCGTTAAGAGCGTGAGTTTTGGCGGTGTCCTATCCTCGGAGTGGATTAAGTTCTTGTCGCTCCGCTCCACCTGGTGGACCCTCGGTACCATGATTATTTTTTCGCTGGGCCTGTCCGCTCTCGGGGCCACCGTACTTTCGGATAATTTAGGGGTGGATCTACCGTCGACATCGCACGTGCACTTTGCGGTTTCGAACGCGACCTCGGGGATCGCTTTCGCTGGGCTTATTGCTGCGGTGCTCGGAGTTCTGCTGATTTCGGGTGAGTACTCGACCGGTATGATCCGCTCCACCTTTACAGCTGTTCCCAAACGTACTCAGGCTCTCGTGGCCAAGGCGATAATCCTCTTTGCCGTCCTCGTGGTCTCCGGTGCCGTCATTATTTTTGGTGGATTTCTGCTCACGGTTGCAGTATTTGAATCTCACGGATTTGCCGTGAGCCTGGCCGATGACGGTGTTCTTGCGGCCCTGCTTGGGGGCGTTGTGTACCTTGCGCTTATTGGTGTGATGTCCTACGGATTGGGTGCCATCGTGCGGAATACGGCTGCGGGAATTTCCCTTAGCGTGGGAATTCTCCTTGTTGTTCCCGTGCTGCTGGGCTTTCTTGCGCAGGTGAGCGATTGGGTTGAGGTCTTGGTGGCATGGCTCCCGTCGAGTGTTGGAAACGTCATCTCCACCCTGCCAATAGAGATGGTTGATTCTTCCGCGGCTCGCATGGAATACTGGCAAGCACTGCTCATTATGATTGGATGGGCACTTGTTACGGTTATTCCCGCGCTGGTGCTGATCAAACGGAGGGACGTGTAA